From a single Labrenzia sp. PHM005 genomic region:
- a CDS encoding TIGR04076 family protein, which yields MGSAVAEDSNGMDRDAAAEAGDGFWLYDLKVETVLDGRTPVCRHVEGESFAVEGETLVFQEDQRVSMYALAAVLPLLPAKQRPTSSNDWMSTDAEVACPDPHCGGRFRITRTRKRWFSHSETTGLPDQRSTPYWQKDEVE from the coding sequence GTGGGGAGCGCGGTGGCGGAAGATTCAAACGGGATGGACCGTGATGCAGCGGCCGAAGCCGGCGATGGCTTCTGGCTGTATGACTTGAAAGTCGAAACGGTTCTGGACGGCCGCACGCCGGTTTGCCGGCATGTCGAAGGCGAGAGTTTCGCCGTTGAGGGGGAAACGCTGGTTTTCCAAGAAGACCAGCGGGTGTCCATGTACGCCCTTGCTGCCGTCTTGCCACTCCTTCCCGCCAAGCAACGCCCGACAAGTTCAAATGACTGGATGAGCACGGACGCCGAAGTTGCCTGTCCAGATCCGCATTGCGGCGGGCGGTTCCGGATCACTCGGACAAGAAAGCGCTGGTTCAGCCATTCTGAGACAACCGGATTGCCGGATCAGCGCAGCACACCTTACTGGCAGAAGGACGAGGTGGAATGA
- a CDS encoding aldo/keto reductase yields the protein MTAETADLRPGYAISRVIKGGWQLAGDHGPVDPAAAIADMEAFLDAGITSFDCADIYTGVEEMIGAFIADVRQRRGAEIADRVQVHTKLVPDLERLEDLSADEVEAIVDRSLQRLQIDRLHLVQFYWWDTSIGAPVKAMETLKRCQEKGKIAHLGVTNWDVKETAPYLDAGIDLVSTQVQYSVLDRRAAKVLAPWGAAHDVQLLCYGTLAGGFLTENWLGKPDPGFQFENRSLIKYRLIIDEFGTWDRFQTLLLLLNDIGRRHNVTLSSVATRWVLQQPQVAAAIVGARYARHLPKTLEVFRFELDAEDLSRMDALLKTAPGPQGDVFGLERDRNGRHGRIMKYNLNTRPDDAVLGAANG from the coding sequence ATGACCGCTGAGACCGCAGACCTCCGGCCCGGCTACGCCATCTCCCGCGTCATCAAGGGCGGATGGCAGCTTGCAGGAGATCATGGCCCGGTAGATCCGGCCGCCGCAATTGCGGATATGGAAGCGTTCCTCGACGCCGGGATTACCTCTTTCGACTGCGCTGACATCTATACCGGCGTTGAGGAGATGATCGGTGCCTTCATTGCCGATGTTCGCCAGCGGCGTGGGGCGGAGATTGCGGACCGGGTGCAGGTACACACCAAACTGGTGCCGGATCTGGAAAGGCTTGAAGACCTCTCGGCAGACGAAGTGGAAGCAATTGTCGACCGCTCGCTCCAGCGCCTGCAAATCGACCGCTTGCATTTGGTGCAGTTCTACTGGTGGGATACGTCGATTGGTGCGCCGGTCAAGGCGATGGAGACGCTCAAGCGCTGTCAGGAAAAGGGTAAGATCGCCCATCTGGGGGTCACCAACTGGGACGTGAAGGAAACCGCGCCTTATCTGGATGCTGGTATCGATCTGGTCTCGACACAGGTGCAGTATTCTGTTCTGGACCGCCGCGCTGCCAAGGTCCTAGCGCCCTGGGGGGCGGCTCATGATGTCCAGCTTCTATGTTATGGCACGTTGGCCGGCGGGTTCTTGACCGAGAACTGGCTTGGAAAACCGGACCCTGGTTTTCAATTCGAAAACCGCTCCCTGATCAAATACCGTCTGATCATCGATGAATTTGGGACTTGGGACAGGTTTCAAACACTGCTTCTTTTGCTGAATGACATTGGGCGCCGTCACAACGTGACTTTGAGCTCAGTTGCGACCCGCTGGGTATTGCAGCAGCCTCAAGTCGCAGCGGCTATTGTGGGCGCGCGCTATGCCCGCCATTTGCCGAAAACCCTTGAAGTCTTCCGCTTTGAACTCGACGCGGAGGATCTTTCACGCATGGACGCATTACTTAAGACCGCGCCAGGCCCGCAAGGCGACGTGTTTGGGCTGGAACGCGACCGAAACGGGCGCCATGGCCGGATCATGAAATACAATCTCAACACCCGCCCGGACGATGCCGTTCTTGGAGCGGCCAATGGCTGA
- the dctP gene encoding TRAP transporter substrate-binding protein DctP has translation MKRLILAGLLAGSTLLNVSAQAEDTLSAVHAFPETLIYTKSFLSFVDKVNEAGKGVVQIDVRGGPEAIGMFQQPDAVRDGIVDMVYTPGSFYGGALPEKDAMVASNLTAVETRGNGGTELIDQIHQEKMGLKYLGWFDSGVCYNLWTRNEPTFDANGNLEVEGLKLRGNNVYNAFFTNYLGAQVIDLPTGEVYSALQRGVVDATGWTQIGLIDLKWNEFLNYRIEPCFFSTDLGVIVNLEKWNSLSDESKKILQDVAIQHEKDSVAALRAKRDEDFAALDAAGMTAISLEGEAKANYLAAAREKTWERMKGLMAEQPGGTGNYDKLIELFYDLNAAK, from the coding sequence ATGAAGAGGTTAATACTGGCCGGCCTGCTTGCCGGATCAACACTGCTCAACGTATCGGCGCAGGCGGAAGACACTCTGTCTGCCGTTCATGCTTTCCCTGAAACTTTGATCTACACGAAGAGCTTCCTGTCCTTCGTCGATAAAGTGAATGAGGCTGGCAAAGGCGTGGTGCAGATCGATGTGCGCGGTGGTCCTGAAGCAATCGGCATGTTCCAGCAGCCGGACGCGGTGCGTGACGGCATTGTCGACATGGTCTATACGCCGGGCTCTTTTTATGGCGGCGCTCTCCCGGAAAAAGACGCTATGGTCGCCTCCAACCTGACGGCGGTTGAAACACGCGGAAATGGCGGCACTGAGCTGATCGATCAGATCCATCAGGAAAAGATGGGGCTTAAGTATCTCGGCTGGTTTGACAGTGGTGTTTGCTACAATCTTTGGACGCGCAACGAACCCACCTTTGATGCGAACGGCAATCTGGAAGTTGAAGGCCTGAAACTGCGCGGCAACAACGTCTACAATGCCTTCTTCACCAACTATCTTGGTGCTCAAGTGATCGACCTTCCGACTGGGGAAGTCTATTCGGCCCTCCAGCGCGGAGTTGTTGATGCCACTGGCTGGACGCAAATCGGTCTAATCGATCTGAAATGGAACGAATTCCTGAACTACCGGATCGAACCGTGCTTTTTCTCGACGGACCTGGGTGTCATCGTCAACCTTGAGAAATGGAATTCTCTGTCTGACGAATCCAAGAAAATCCTGCAAGACGTTGCCATTCAGCACGAAAAGGACAGCGTGGCCGCACTACGCGCGAAGCGGGATGAGGATTTTGCTGCGCTAGATGCTGCCGGCATGACCGCCATATCGCTTGAAGGCGAAGCCAAGGCAAACTATCTGGCAGCGGCACGTGAAAAGACCTGGGAGCGGATGAAAGGCCTGATGGCTGAGCAACCGGGCGGCACTGGAAACTATGACAAGCTGATCGAACTCTTCTACGATCTGAATGCCGCAAAATAA
- the leuC gene encoding 3-isopropylmalate dehydratase large subunit: MTAPRTLLDKLWSAHEIVRREDGASLLWVDRHLVHEGSHHAFGKIAARGAPVAEPDLTFAVVDHYAPTRARDRISDPQIKYMVETLRKNAKAHGLRLFDLQDPGQGIVHVVGPEQGLTLPGLLVNCGDSHTSTHGAFGALAFGIGATEVAHVLATQTIWQKKPAAMRIRIKGALGPGVSAKDIALNWIARLGADGAQGHALEYAGSTVRSLSMEGRMTLCNLSIEGGARFGLIAPDETTYAYLKGRPYAPKGVDWEAALEHWAELKTDETASFDEDILLSAEDIAPTVTWGTSPEQAIPVTADIPDPNQLANGKAQGVRDALEYMGLSAGHRIEGTPVDQVFIGSCTNGRIEDLRHAAAVLSGRKAKVSGLVSPGSALVKAQAEEEGLDRIFLDAGLEWAASGCSMCVGMNGDLVSPGKRCASSTNRNFRGRQGPGALTHLMSPAMVAAAAVTGAITDVRPLLKGRKV; the protein is encoded by the coding sequence ATGACGGCCCCGCGCACCCTCCTTGACAAGCTCTGGTCCGCACATGAAATCGTGCGACGTGAGGACGGTGCATCCCTTTTGTGGGTAGACCGGCATCTCGTGCACGAAGGCTCGCACCACGCTTTCGGGAAAATAGCGGCAAGAGGCGCACCTGTCGCCGAACCTGACCTGACCTTTGCTGTGGTTGACCATTATGCCCCGACACGGGCGCGCGATCGGATTTCCGATCCCCAGATCAAATACATGGTTGAGACTCTGCGCAAGAATGCCAAAGCGCATGGCTTGCGGCTGTTTGACCTTCAAGATCCCGGCCAAGGCATTGTCCATGTTGTTGGGCCTGAACAGGGGCTGACACTGCCTGGTCTCCTTGTTAATTGCGGTGACAGCCACACTTCGACCCACGGTGCATTCGGGGCACTTGCGTTCGGTATTGGTGCAACTGAAGTTGCACATGTTCTGGCGACCCAGACCATTTGGCAAAAGAAGCCAGCCGCAATGCGCATACGGATCAAGGGAGCACTTGGTCCGGGTGTCAGCGCCAAAGACATTGCGCTGAACTGGATTGCGCGCCTTGGTGCTGATGGTGCCCAGGGACATGCCCTTGAATATGCAGGCAGCACAGTTCGCAGCCTTTCCATGGAAGGCCGGATGACCTTGTGCAATCTCTCGATTGAGGGCGGTGCACGCTTCGGTCTGATTGCGCCGGATGAAACGACCTACGCCTACTTGAAAGGCCGCCCATACGCTCCAAAAGGGGTCGACTGGGAAGCTGCTCTGGAGCACTGGGCGGAGCTGAAAACCGACGAAACGGCTTCGTTTGACGAAGACATTCTCTTAAGTGCCGAGGATATCGCACCGACCGTAACTTGGGGCACCAGCCCCGAACAGGCGATCCCGGTCACCGCTGATATTCCTGATCCTAATCAGCTGGCAAACGGCAAGGCGCAAGGGGTGCGGGATGCACTCGAATACATGGGACTTTCCGCCGGCCACAGGATTGAGGGAACGCCAGTCGATCAGGTTTTTATCGGCTCATGTACGAACGGACGGATTGAAGATTTGCGCCATGCGGCGGCAGTCCTTTCCGGCCGCAAAGCAAAGGTCTCCGGACTGGTTTCTCCCGGCTCGGCGCTCGTCAAGGCGCAGGCTGAAGAAGAGGGGCTCGACAGGATCTTTCTCGATGCAGGCCTGGAGTGGGCCGCTTCCGGTTGTTCAATGTGCGTGGGCATGAATGGTGATCTGGTTTCGCCCGGCAAACGCTGCGCTTCGTCCACCAACCGCAACTTCCGAGGCAGACAGGGTCCCGGCGCGCTCACTCACCTGATGTCTCCGGCGATGGTAGCCGCAGCGGCTGTCACTGGGGCGATCACGGATGTGCGTCCGCTCTTGAAAGGACGCAAGGTATGA
- a CDS encoding TRAP transporter small permease, with protein sequence MTAVSKYYKFLIDAMAIVAGATLVWLMVSVVISVVMRNLGLQPFAWLFTSSEYGLLYMTMLGAPWLVREKGHVHIELVTSAIPDGPRRIVSRLVALACVLVCVILAWKGLELFLKNIERGDYDTRAYYYPRWLLTITFPLSFGLMAAEFMRFVVGSELMHTGEAGIHE encoded by the coding sequence ATGACGGCTGTTTCCAAGTATTACAAGTTTCTGATTGATGCCATGGCGATCGTAGCAGGCGCCACACTCGTGTGGCTGATGGTATCCGTCGTGATTTCGGTCGTGATGCGCAATCTGGGTCTGCAGCCATTTGCCTGGCTGTTTACGTCTTCCGAGTACGGGCTTTTGTATATGACCATGCTCGGTGCGCCGTGGCTGGTCCGCGAAAAGGGGCATGTTCACATCGAGTTGGTGACTTCCGCCATACCGGACGGCCCAAGGCGCATTGTCAGCCGATTGGTGGCACTTGCCTGTGTGCTCGTCTGCGTCATCCTTGCCTGGAAAGGGCTGGAGCTGTTCTTGAAGAACATCGAACGCGGCGACTATGACACGCGTGCCTACTACTACCCCCGCTGGCTACTGACGATCACCTTTCCGCTGAGCTTCGGCCTTATGGCCGCTGAATTTATGCGCTTTGTCGTCGGCTCGGAGCTGATGCATACCGGTGAAGCGGGGATACACGAGTAA
- the leuD gene encoding 3-isopropylmalate dehydratase small subunit has product MSGWSQHKGHAVALPIHNVDTDQLIPSRFMSTPRSEGYGRFLLHDLRRDTAREIRPDFPLNRHDHASILVAGRNFGSGSSREAAVYALVDAGIRAVFAPSFGDIFASNAINNGLLPARIREEELNLLFQALAYEALSAEICLEKSSLLIGDQLIGFDLDSGWRTKLINGWDDIDLTLAHKSDIDRHKQNLMQRAPWALPAQMTKSS; this is encoded by the coding sequence ATGAGCGGCTGGAGCCAGCATAAGGGGCACGCCGTGGCCCTGCCGATCCACAATGTCGATACGGATCAATTGATCCCCTCGCGGTTTATGTCGACGCCAAGAAGTGAAGGTTACGGCCGGTTTCTGCTGCATGATCTGCGCCGGGATACAGCCCGTGAAATCCGTCCCGACTTTCCTTTGAACCGTCATGATCATGCCAGCATCCTAGTGGCGGGCCGAAACTTCGGCAGCGGCTCGTCGCGCGAAGCTGCTGTCTATGCTCTGGTTGATGCCGGTATCAGGGCCGTGTTTGCGCCGAGTTTTGGCGACATATTTGCCAGCAATGCCATCAACAATGGCCTTTTGCCTGCCCGGATCCGCGAAGAAGAGTTGAACCTGTTGTTTCAGGCTCTCGCTTATGAGGCGCTCTCCGCGGAGATTTGCCTTGAAAAGAGCAGCTTGCTGATTGGTGACCAGCTGATCGGTTTTGATCTCGATTCAGGCTGGCGCACCAAATTGATCAACGGCTGGGACGACATCGATCTGACCCTTGCCCATAAGTCCGACATAGACCGACACAAGCAGAACCTAATGCAACGCGCACCGTGGGCGCTGCCCGCGCAAATGACAAAGAGCTCTTGA
- a CDS encoding aldo/keto reductase — protein sequence MTLQPPRQTLADGLEISRVLTGLWQVADIEKDGAQLDPEKGADHLEAYLKAGFSTFDMADHYGSAEIISGRLLARHEGHDRPQIFTKWCPEPGPMTADVVRAGVQERLDRLGTDCIDLLQFHWWSFEHPAWLDALHEMTKLKDEGLIKALGVTNFDAAHLRLALSDGIPLVSNQVSFSMIDRRALGPLSDLCAQRDVRLLGYGTLCGGFLSDRWLGKPEPVDITDWSKMKYKRFIDAAGGWDGFQAILEAANSIAQKHSVSLANVASRWVLEQPAIAGVIVGARLGESEHMADNAKLFSFALDEEDTAQLDAAFSQTTQVPGDCGDEYRRPPFLTASGDLSHHLSGMPRAHDAGPAPHRPDATHVLTGSDWEEIAGYCRAHRIGNRILVSGTTAVAGASRAVAPDDAAAQTTFILDKILAALSALGATANDVVRTRIFITDEKDVFDISRAHGRVFSDIKPANTLVVVAGLIGDHKVEIETEALVKDSAQEPE from the coding sequence ATGACCCTCCAACCGCCGCGCCAGACCCTAGCTGACGGTCTGGAAATCAGCCGTGTTTTGACGGGCCTCTGGCAGGTGGCCGACATCGAAAAGGATGGTGCGCAGCTTGATCCAGAAAAGGGGGCGGATCATCTTGAAGCCTATTTGAAGGCCGGATTTTCCACCTTCGATATGGCTGATCATTATGGCAGCGCGGAGATCATCTCCGGGCGGTTGCTCGCTCGGCATGAAGGACATGACCGCCCACAGATTTTCACCAAATGGTGTCCGGAACCGGGCCCGATGACAGCCGACGTCGTGCGCGCAGGTGTTCAGGAACGGTTGGACAGGCTGGGCACAGACTGCATTGATCTTTTACAGTTTCACTGGTGGAGTTTTGAACATCCGGCCTGGCTGGACGCACTTCACGAAATGACGAAACTGAAGGACGAAGGGCTGATCAAGGCTCTTGGCGTTACCAACTTCGACGCTGCACATCTGCGCCTGGCCCTTTCAGACGGTATTCCGCTGGTCAGCAACCAGGTGTCGTTTTCCATGATCGACCGCCGCGCACTCGGACCTTTATCCGATCTGTGCGCGCAAAGAGATGTCCGGTTGCTTGGATACGGCACTTTGTGTGGTGGTTTTCTGTCGGACCGCTGGCTCGGCAAACCGGAGCCTGTCGACATCACCGACTGGTCGAAGATGAAGTACAAACGCTTCATCGACGCTGCGGGTGGCTGGGACGGGTTTCAGGCGATCCTGGAAGCAGCCAACTCCATCGCTCAAAAACACAGCGTTTCGCTCGCCAATGTGGCATCGCGCTGGGTGCTGGAACAGCCGGCAATCGCGGGCGTAATTGTTGGCGCTCGGCTCGGTGAAAGCGAACATATGGCGGACAACGCAAAACTGTTTTCCTTCGCATTGGATGAAGAAGACACCGCGCAGTTGGACGCAGCTTTTTCGCAGACTACACAGGTCCCAGGTGACTGCGGCGATGAATACCGCCGCCCACCTTTCCTGACCGCGTCCGGCGACCTCAGCCATCACTTGTCTGGAATGCCCCGCGCCCATGACGCTGGTCCTGCTCCGCACCGGCCGGACGCAACGCATGTATTAACAGGGTCTGATTGGGAGGAGATCGCCGGATATTGCCGGGCCCACCGGATCGGTAACCGTATCCTTGTTTCCGGCACGACCGCTGTCGCTGGCGCGTCCCGGGCTGTCGCCCCGGACGATGCTGCAGCCCAGACCACCTTTATTCTCGACAAGATCCTGGCCGCGCTTTCAGCGCTTGGAGCCACCGCGAACGACGTTGTGCGCACCCGGATCTTCATCACGGACGAAAAGGATGTGTTCGACATCTCCCGCGCCCATGGCCGCGTTTTCTCAGACATCAAACCCGCCAACACCCTGGTTGTGGTTGCCGGACTGATTGGCGACCACAAAGTGGAGATCGAAACCGAAGCTCTTGTAAAGGATAGCGCGCAAGAACCGGAATAG
- a CDS encoding TRAP transporter large permease, which produces MEWYEALALLLGVIVFLMAMGMPVALAFLAANIVGAWVFMGGERGIGQLLNNGLGSLTKFALVPIPLFLLMGEIFFHTGLGGRMFNAIDKLLGRLSGRLSYVTVLGGTAFSTLSGSSMGSTALLGSLMVPEMNQRGYKPHMSIGPILGTGGLAIIIPPSALAVLLATLAQIDVGALLIAGVVPGLILAGFYIGTIWLQTKLDPSAAPAYDVEPLSFLSKISLLLREVVPMVGVMVVIIILMINGFVTPSEAAAFGALGVLILAAIFRCLTWEAMRKSVTGALKVTLMAYLIVFGSATFSQLLAFSGASRGLVNWAISFELAPIAMLMVMFAVLLLLGMFMEQISMMLLTVPIFFPLAMNLGYDPIWFGLIMLLALEISFTTPPFGLLLFVMKGVSPTGTTMRTIYTSAFPFIGCSLLLVALLVLFPEIALWLPGL; this is translated from the coding sequence ATGGAATGGTATGAAGCTCTCGCCCTGCTCTTGGGCGTGATTGTTTTCCTTATGGCCATGGGCATGCCGGTAGCCCTGGCGTTTTTGGCCGCCAATATCGTCGGCGCCTGGGTCTTTATGGGCGGCGAGCGCGGCATCGGCCAACTGCTTAACAACGGACTTGGATCGCTCACCAAATTCGCGCTCGTACCGATCCCGCTGTTTCTCTTGATGGGTGAGATTTTCTTTCACACGGGTCTTGGCGGACGCATGTTCAATGCGATCGACAAGCTGCTCGGCCGGCTTTCCGGCCGGTTGAGTTATGTCACCGTTTTGGGGGGCACGGCCTTTTCGACCCTCTCCGGCTCCTCGATGGGGTCAACGGCGCTACTCGGATCACTCATGGTGCCGGAAATGAACCAGAGGGGCTACAAGCCACACATGAGCATCGGCCCGATCCTGGGCACGGGCGGTCTTGCAATCATCATTCCGCCTTCAGCACTGGCGGTGCTCCTAGCTACATTGGCTCAGATCGATGTTGGCGCTCTCTTGATTGCTGGGGTTGTTCCGGGCCTTATCCTGGCCGGCTTTTACATTGGGACCATCTGGCTGCAAACCAAGCTGGACCCGAGCGCTGCGCCTGCCTATGACGTGGAGCCGCTCTCCTTTTTAAGCAAGATTTCCCTGCTCCTGCGGGAGGTCGTGCCGATGGTCGGTGTGATGGTGGTGATTATCATCCTGATGATCAATGGCTTCGTCACGCCATCCGAAGCTGCTGCTTTCGGCGCTTTGGGTGTCTTGATTCTCGCAGCGATTTTCCGCTGCCTGACTTGGGAGGCGATGCGCAAATCCGTTACCGGAGCGCTTAAAGTTACGCTGATGGCCTATCTGATCGTCTTCGGATCGGCAACTTTCAGTCAGCTCCTGGCCTTTTCCGGCGCCTCTAGGGGGCTGGTCAATTGGGCCATTTCCTTCGAGCTTGCCCCGATCGCCATGTTGATGGTGATGTTCGCGGTCTTGTTGCTGCTCGGTATGTTCATGGAACAGATTTCCATGATGCTTCTCACTGTGCCGATCTTCTTTCCGCTCGCCATGAACCTTGGCTACGATCCGATCTGGTTCGGCCTGATCATGCTGCTGGCGCTGGAAATCAGCTTCACGACACCGCCTTTCGGGCTCCTACTTTTTGTCATGAAGGGGGTTTCTCCAACCGGGACAACCATGCGTACGATTTATACGTCGGCCTTCCCATTCATCGGCTGCTCACTTCTACTGGTTGCCCTGCTGGTGCTGTTTCCTGAAATCGCACTGTGGCTCCCAGGTCTTTAA
- a CDS encoding GntR family transcriptional regulator: protein MNEPKIAKIDQSKLRESVYEALREAFTRGAFAPGESVSLRTLADQLGTSMTPVREAVRRLVAEGALVDTPSRTLEVPPFDADRMRELKSARLALEAILLDEAMDHMDEAAINTLAAVIARPRPEGELPDLTQNYEFHFTLYRHSRSRVILPLVEALWLQYGAFLNLVVQEKAASEIPEHIHHEEIIAALRAKDRTAAQKALAQDIERSFKLLLPET from the coding sequence ATGAACGAGCCAAAGATTGCCAAGATCGATCAGTCGAAACTGAGGGAAAGCGTCTATGAAGCGCTGCGTGAAGCTTTCACGCGCGGCGCTTTTGCGCCGGGCGAAAGTGTAAGCCTCCGCACACTGGCCGATCAGCTCGGCACCTCAATGACGCCGGTGCGGGAAGCCGTGCGCCGTCTTGTTGCCGAGGGAGCGCTGGTCGACACGCCCAGCCGGACCCTGGAGGTGCCGCCTTTCGATGCGGACCGCATGCGGGAGCTGAAGTCCGCCCGCCTGGCCCTGGAAGCCATTTTGCTGGATGAGGCCATGGACCACATGGATGAAGCCGCGATCAATACTCTTGCCGCGGTTATTGCCCGGCCCCGGCCTGAAGGCGAGTTGCCGGATTTGACGCAAAATTACGAGTTTCACTTCACCCTTTACCGGCATTCCCGATCCAGGGTCATTCTGCCGCTCGTTGAGGCGTTGTGGCTTCAGTACGGCGCATTTTTGAACCTCGTCGTTCAGGAAAAAGCAGCCTCTGAAATCCCCGAACACATTCACCACGAGGAAATCATTGCGGCGTTGCGCGCCAAAGACCGTACAGCCGCGCAAAAGGCTCTTGCTCAAGACATTGAACGCAGTTTCAAGCTGCTCCTGCCGGAAACCTGA